One genomic segment of Clostridium saccharoperbutylacetonicum N1-4(HMT) includes these proteins:
- a CDS encoding sigma-54-dependent Fis family transcriptional regulator has translation MDNKREVIENSHKRSESYGVIKQSNYSNKILVGEELENKLSENKELIEISKIYIDMVFSAVMDNEFIIVLTDKDGCILYIKGAEENNSKLGVDNLNVGAYMDEQNIGTNAMGTAISEDRCIQITATEHYIEGFHKLTCSAAPIHNTKREIIGTLNLTGRSNMKHPHTLGLVVFGVKAIENEMDKKEVCDILNQTYNYMESVIDNVDKGIMIIGKDGKIVNINELGAEIFDKDKHLLINEQIDYILPDLGNIIDELNDGNNAVIKEIKFKHNSNHKIKLIFKEIKHKESIVGMVVTISTEKEEKDPKNDTGAYFTFNDIIGESAAIANVIINSKIISNSPSTVLIQGESGTGKEILAQAMHNYSLRRGNKFIAINCGAIPANIIESELFGYEDGTFTGAKKGGNPGKFEIASGGTLFLDEIGEMTLDAQVKLLRVLQNDRVTRLGGSKEIPIDVRVIAATNKNLKNEVKKGAFREDLYYRLCVIPITLPPLRERKGDVKMLIDYFLRIKSFSLNKTIPKIDEKLYNDLISYNWPGNIRQLENYIENIVNLDGRLSFDLWEEGESLNKNASEALKQENILIEENFYAKDIINNEEVFNLEELEVGVIRKAIHVYNNNMTQAAKALGISRNTLYLKIKKYNIEMS, from the coding sequence ATGGATAATAAAAGAGAAGTGATTGAAAATTCTCATAAGAGAAGTGAAAGTTATGGTGTTATTAAGCAATCAAATTATTCTAATAAAATTCTTGTTGGAGAAGAGCTGGAAAATAAATTAAGTGAAAATAAGGAATTAATAGAAATATCAAAAATATATATTGATATGGTATTTTCAGCAGTAATGGACAATGAATTTATTATAGTATTAACAGATAAAGATGGATGTATTTTATATATTAAAGGAGCTGAAGAGAATAACAGTAAGCTTGGTGTTGATAATTTAAATGTTGGTGCCTATATGGATGAACAAAATATCGGTACTAATGCTATGGGAACAGCAATTTCTGAGGATAGATGTATTCAGATAACTGCAACAGAGCATTATATAGAAGGTTTTCATAAATTAACTTGTTCAGCTGCACCTATACATAATACGAAAAGAGAAATTATTGGTACTTTAAATTTAACTGGAAGAAGCAATATGAAGCACCCACATACTTTAGGTTTAGTTGTATTTGGCGTAAAAGCAATTGAAAATGAAATGGATAAAAAGGAAGTATGTGATATTTTAAATCAAACCTACAATTATATGGAAAGCGTAATAGATAATGTAGATAAAGGGATTATGATTATAGGTAAAGATGGAAAAATAGTTAATATTAATGAGCTTGGAGCAGAGATTTTTGATAAAGATAAACATTTGCTTATAAATGAACAAATTGATTATATTTTACCTGACTTAGGAAATATAATAGATGAATTAAATGATGGTAATAATGCTGTTATAAAAGAAATAAAATTTAAGCATAATAGTAATCACAAAATAAAGTTGATTTTCAAAGAAATAAAGCATAAAGAAAGCATTGTTGGAATGGTTGTAACCATAAGCACTGAAAAAGAAGAAAAAGATCCTAAGAATGATACTGGAGCGTATTTTACCTTTAATGATATTATTGGAGAAAGTGCAGCTATTGCTAATGTAATCATAAATTCCAAGATTATATCTAATAGCCCTTCAACAGTTTTAATTCAAGGCGAAAGTGGAACGGGTAAGGAAATATTAGCTCAAGCTATGCATAATTATAGTTTAAGAAGAGGAAATAAATTTATTGCAATTAATTGTGGCGCAATACCAGCTAATATTATAGAAAGTGAATTATTTGGATATGAGGATGGAACTTTTACTGGTGCAAAAAAAGGTGGTAATCCTGGAAAATTCGAAATTGCAAGTGGTGGAACTTTATTTTTAGATGAAATTGGAGAAATGACATTAGATGCTCAAGTAAAATTATTAAGAGTCCTTCAAAATGATAGAGTAACAAGGCTAGGGGGAAGTAAGGAAATCCCAATTGATGTGAGGGTAATAGCAGCTACTAATAAAAATTTAAAAAATGAAGTCAAAAAGGGTGCTTTTAGAGAAGACTTGTATTATAGATTATGTGTAATACCAATTACATTACCACCTTTGAGGGAAAGAAAAGGTGATGTAAAAATGCTTATAGATTATTTTCTTCGAATAAAATCGTTCAGTTTAAATAAAACAATACCAAAGATTGATGAAAAGTTATATAATGATTTGATTTCTTATAATTGGCCAGGAAACATAAGGCAACTAGAAAATTATATTGAAAATATAGTTAATTTGGATGGAAGATTATCCTTTGATTTATGGGAAGAAGGGGAAAGCTTAAATAAAAATGCTTCAGAAGCTTTAAAGCAAGAGAATATATTAATTGAAGAAAATTTCTATGCTAAAGATATAATAAATAATGAAGAAGTTTTTAATTTAGAGGAATTAGAAGTGGGAGTTATTCGCAAAGCTATACATGTGTACAATAACAATATGACACAGGCAGCTAAAGCGTTAGGGATTAGTAGAAATACTTTATATTTGAAGATTAAAAAATATAATATTGAAATGTCCTAA
- a CDS encoding thioester domain-containing protein has translation MKINKYLRKINYFMILTLFMSMIIGADATPNFKVITGKQIIGTVQYNGYDLNARKISIEGSKNIVYCLEINKNYPSGQSFSSIGDLSKNTGNVVAAGYPNRSPAELNLSDENEAYFATQIAIWSAMEGYDVNKFKGENPYVLDAIRNIYNDGMKGVYTNKIRTKAYKTNNEAIQEIITVHLDDLVAEQKAESIQKEYPPQEG, from the coding sequence ATGAAAATAAATAAATATTTAAGAAAAATAAATTACTTTATGATTTTAACATTATTTATGAGTATGATCATAGGTGCAGATGCAACACCAAATTTTAAAGTAATAACTGGTAAGCAGATTATAGGAACTGTTCAGTATAATGGTTATGATCTTAACGCAAGAAAAATAAGTATTGAGGGAAGCAAAAATATTGTATATTGCTTAGAAATTAATAAAAACTATCCATCTGGTCAAAGTTTTTCTTCAATTGGAGACCTCAGTAAGAATACCGGAAATGTTGTAGCGGCTGGATACCCTAATAGATCTCCTGCAGAATTAAATTTAAGTGATGAAAATGAAGCATATTTTGCTACACAAATAGCTATATGGAGTGCAATGGAAGGCTATGATGTTAATAAATTTAAAGGTGAAAATCCATATGTTTTAGATGCTATAAGAAATATATATAATGATGGAATGAAAGGTGTATATACTAATAAAATAAGAACTAAAGCTTATAAAACTAATAATGAAGCAATTCAAGAAATTATTACTGTACATCTAGATGATTTAGTAGCGGAACAAAAAGCAGAATCTATACAAAAAGAATATCCACCTCAAGAAGGTTAA
- a CDS encoding AAA family ATPase yields the protein MEFTNLHDRSQFYRFQNEIQQYNNNCLYSKSTTILREAIKCFTDHPGLHYLLALTYYNCKEYLKATDCLKTAIYYDENNNKYLGLIGCCFFEINDFESAYNYAKKAYELDNYNLNAIITLGKIELYRHNYEEAMQYASLAVDIDEENFQAIRLLSRCYIARGEDESEVLEILNKARELGNDNELDFDIIKYLYINGEYFECLKECKRCIIENTDSYISQKATKYVSKIYEKVMLSKARLNQEQELSSGNDDKSEEYLINESKVKSSIDDIMDMGLKNEDLVKSNDADNNENISNVEEVNSKEISQAIDSNKGKIKSEDDRNSSSLEEALEKLEALIGLDNVKNEIKRIVQLIKYENNRANVLGIEKNINQCYHFAFLGNPGTGKTTVARLIGDIFYYLGILEKGQLIEVDRSTIVGRYIGETAKLTKKAIDKAMGGILFIDEAYSLAKGGEGSNDYGAEAIEVLIKAMEDNRDKFTVILAGYTKEMRSLMKLNPGLKSRINLDIEFEDYKDFELVEIAKSMANEDYYKLDEEGEKAFLEKIKIEKVDENFANARVARNILESAIREKAFRIGDSEVSKEELVTLTSEDFGIDLEFNARDKMIELQDELDNLVGLKDVKNIVKGIVNTLELQHRKKEMGIESQDISLNMIFTGNPGTGKTTVARIIGKILKAIGVLKKGHMVEVTRSDLVGEYVGQTAPKTLNKIKEAYGGILFIDEAYSLNGTTGNDFGKEAIATLIKEMEDSRDKLVVIMAGYTKEMKELINLNPGMESRVKFTVEFSDYDAKELMEIFDGLCKKESYMLSEEAKIEVVAIFEKLYDNKDKNFGNGRLVRKYFEKIKMKQADRVIKEDIRDKDELLKIILEDVKG from the coding sequence ATGGAATTTACTAATCTACACGATAGGTCACAATTTTATCGATTTCAAAATGAAATTCAGCAATACAATAATAACTGCTTATATTCTAAATCAACTACGATTTTGAGAGAGGCAATAAAGTGTTTTACAGATCATCCCGGACTTCATTATTTACTAGCCTTGACATATTATAATTGTAAAGAATACTTAAAAGCAACTGATTGTTTAAAAACAGCTATATATTATGACGAAAATAACAATAAGTATTTAGGTTTAATTGGTTGCTGTTTTTTTGAAATAAATGATTTTGAAAGTGCATATAATTATGCCAAAAAAGCATATGAACTCGATAATTATAATTTGAATGCTATTATAACTCTAGGTAAGATAGAACTATATAGGCATAATTATGAAGAAGCTATGCAATATGCATCTTTAGCTGTTGATATTGATGAAGAAAACTTTCAAGCCATAAGATTGTTAAGTAGATGCTATATTGCCAGAGGAGAAGATGAAAGCGAAGTTTTGGAAATTCTTAATAAAGCTAGGGAACTTGGTAATGATAACGAGCTTGACTTTGATATAATTAAATATTTATATATAAATGGTGAATATTTTGAGTGTTTAAAAGAGTGTAAGCGTTGCATTATTGAAAATACTGATTCATATATTTCTCAAAAAGCAACAAAATATGTTTCAAAAATATATGAAAAAGTTATGTTAAGTAAAGCTAGATTAAATCAAGAGCAAGAGTTAAGTTCAGGTAATGATGATAAAAGTGAAGAATATCTAATAAATGAAAGTAAAGTAAAATCATCTATTGATGACATTATGGATATGGGTCTAAAAAATGAAGATTTAGTTAAATCTAATGATGCGGATAATAATGAAAATATAAGTAATGTTGAAGAAGTAAATTCAAAAGAAATTAGTCAAGCTATTGATTCTAATAAAGGAAAAATTAAAAGTGAGGATGATAGAAATTCTAGTTCTTTAGAAGAAGCTTTAGAAAAACTTGAAGCATTAATTGGATTAGATAACGTTAAGAATGAAATAAAGAGAATTGTTCAGCTTATTAAATATGAAAATAATAGAGCAAATGTGTTAGGCATTGAGAAAAATATTAATCAATGTTATCATTTTGCTTTTTTAGGTAATCCGGGAACAGGAAAGACAACTGTAGCCAGATTAATAGGGGATATATTTTATTATTTAGGAATTTTAGAAAAAGGTCAATTGATAGAAGTTGATAGAAGTACTATTGTTGGAAGATATATAGGAGAAACTGCAAAGCTTACTAAAAAGGCAATTGATAAAGCTATGGGAGGAATTCTGTTTATAGATGAAGCATATTCTTTAGCTAAAGGCGGAGAAGGAAGCAATGATTATGGTGCAGAAGCTATAGAAGTTTTAATTAAGGCTATGGAAGATAATCGAGATAAATTTACTGTTATTTTAGCTGGTTACACAAAAGAAATGAGAAGTTTAATGAAATTGAATCCTGGACTTAAGAGTAGAATTAATTTAGATATTGAATTTGAAGATTATAAGGACTTTGAACTTGTTGAAATTGCAAAAAGCATGGCCAATGAAGATTATTACAAACTTGATGAAGAAGGAGAAAAGGCTTTTCTTGAAAAAATAAAAATAGAGAAAGTTGATGAGAATTTTGCAAATGCAAGAGTTGCGAGAAATATATTAGAATCAGCAATAAGGGAAAAAGCTTTTAGAATTGGAGATAGTGAAGTATCTAAAGAAGAGTTGGTAACACTAACGTCTGAGGACTTTGGAATAGATTTAGAATTTAATGCTCGTGATAAAATGATCGAATTACAAGATGAATTAGATAACTTAGTTGGTTTAAAGGATGTAAAAAATATTGTTAAAGGAATAGTAAATACGCTAGAACTTCAACATAGAAAAAAAGAGATGGGTATTGAATCTCAAGATATTTCATTAAATATGATATTTACAGGTAATCCTGGTACAGGAAAAACAACTGTTGCAAGAATTATTGGTAAAATATTAAAAGCTATAGGAGTTTTAAAGAAGGGACATATGGTTGAAGTAACTCGTTCAGATTTAGTTGGAGAATATGTTGGACAAACTGCACCTAAAACCCTAAATAAAATAAAAGAAGCTTATGGCGGAATACTATTCATAGACGAAGCTTATAGCTTAAATGGAACTACAGGCAATGATTTTGGTAAAGAAGCAATAGCAACTTTAATAAAAGAAATGGAAGATAGTAGAGATAAGCTTGTAGTAATAATGGCTGGTTATACCAAGGAAATGAAGGAATTAATAAATTTAAATCCAGGTATGGAAAGCAGAGTTAAGTTTACAGTGGAATTTTCTGATTACGATGCTAAGGAATTAATGGAAATATTTGATGGATTATGTAAAAAGGAAAGTTATATGCTTTCAGAAGAAGCAAAAATTGAAGTGGTAGCTATTTTTGAAAAACTATATGATAACAAAGATAAGAATTTTGGAAATGGACGATTAGTTAGAAAATATTTTGAAAAGATAAAAATGAAGCAGGCAGATAGGGTTATTAAAGAGGATATTAGAGATAAGGATGAATTACTTAAAATTATATTAGAAGATGTTAAAGGATAA
- a CDS encoding histidine phosphatase family protein, which translates to MKTTVLLIRHGETEWNTLGKFQGCTDIELSKEGIRQAGVLKERINGDFDYIYASPLIRAFETAKIVAENTNKEVIIAPEIREINFGEWEGMTIHEIREKYPEVFKAWRTDKKESFICGGDSSIHNAANRATKCILDIVEKHKGNKIAIVAHGGIIKAGLIGIFEWDMTMYHKMALGNTCINTVVFNDEMMPALIGLNDTNHLKYEAKTV; encoded by the coding sequence ATGAAAACAACAGTATTATTAATTAGACATGGAGAAACAGAATGGAATACCTTAGGGAAATTTCAAGGGTGTACAGATATAGAACTTTCTAAAGAAGGTATTAGACAAGCTGGTGTACTAAAAGAAAGAATTAATGGAGATTTTGATTATATATATGCAAGCCCACTTATTAGAGCATTTGAAACAGCAAAAATAGTTGCAGAAAACACAAATAAAGAAGTAATTATTGCTCCAGAAATAAGAGAAATTAATTTTGGAGAATGGGAAGGAATGACTATACACGAAATAAGAGAAAAATATCCAGAAGTTTTTAAAGCTTGGAGAACAGATAAAAAAGAAAGTTTTATTTGCGGTGGAGATTCTAGTATTCATAATGCAGCAAATAGGGCTACAAAATGTATTTTGGATATTGTAGAAAAACATAAAGGGAATAAGATTGCTATTGTTGCTCATGGAGGGATTATTAAAGCTGGACTTATAGGAATATTTGAATGGGATATGACTATGTACCATAAAATGGCATTAGGAAATACATGTATTAACACTGTTGTTTTTAATGATGAAATGATGCCGGCATTAATTGGATTAAATGACACAAATCATTTAAAATATGAAGCTAAAACTGTATAG
- a CDS encoding PilZ domain-containing protein, translating to MEFIDINTLKENEIIKFITPEKTLVDGIIKKISSDCLGITINSRQDSYIILSKDQPVKIILINKHQAIKCSSVVLACTQNDHEQVVLISKPQVLLGIERREYERLPIVMDIEYSLLPAEVNYEKLNAVEPKYLRSLKKSYTVNISAGGVYFVLPKIELDSKLAIISLNIKSENIISLCEQIRLDHTDDTKHQRAAYRFNDIKTNHRQLILDFVSEKLKDSAEFK from the coding sequence ATGGAATTCATCGATATAAATACTTTAAAAGAAAATGAAATAATTAAATTTATCACGCCTGAAAAGACCTTAGTAGACGGAATTATAAAAAAAATCTCAAGTGATTGTTTAGGCATAACAATTAATTCTAGACAAGATTCATATATAATCTTATCTAAGGATCAACCCGTAAAAATAATATTAATAAATAAGCATCAAGCAATTAAATGCTCATCTGTTGTACTTGCCTGCACTCAAAATGATCATGAACAAGTTGTATTAATAAGTAAACCTCAAGTTTTATTGGGTATTGAAAGAAGAGAATATGAAAGACTTCCTATTGTTATGGATATAGAATATTCCCTACTTCCAGCTGAAGTAAATTACGAAAAGTTAAATGCTGTTGAGCCAAAATACCTCAGATCTTTAAAAAAATCATACACGGTAAATATCAGTGCTGGTGGAGTGTATTTTGTGCTTCCAAAAATTGAATTAGATAGTAAATTAGCAATTATTTCTTTAAATATAAAAAGCGAAAATATAATTTCCCTTTGTGAACAAATTAGACTTGATCACACTGATGATACTAAACATCAAAGGGCGGCCTATAGATTTAATGATATAAAAACAAATCACAGACAATTAATTTTAGATTTTGTTTCAGAAAAATTGAAAGATAGTGCCGAATTTAAGTAG
- a CDS encoding type II toxin-antitoxin system antitoxin SocA domain-containing protein: MKKSFCEYCMKENEYKIEKVDKVSILNEEEIIYKANETICIECGNEIFVTEIYDYNLKLLQEEYKKKHNIVSVNIIKRIIAKYCIDERTLSLLLGWGIESVNRYLEGDIPANSHSDILEKIYSNPNYYSIILQTNKDRINAVAYNISRQAVKEILNNNISEEKMDAVIKYLLIRCEDFTPSMLYKLLYYVQGFYYIFTDKFIFTEDCEAGANGPIYKSIWDRYNKIGFEETNQDILENRKLKIDDVERNVVESIIKFYGCYSGKILTQMTQNEAPWILTRANVMYKNAFDDDNSNNIIDKNSIAEYFKGIKEKYNMVNLLDIQKYSTDLFNNISM; the protein is encoded by the coding sequence ATGAAAAAATCTTTCTGTGAATATTGCATGAAAGAAAATGAATATAAAATAGAAAAAGTTGATAAAGTATCTATATTAAATGAAGAAGAAATAATTTATAAAGCTAATGAGACTATTTGTATTGAATGCGGAAATGAAATTTTTGTGACTGAAATATATGATTACAATTTAAAGCTTTTGCAAGAAGAATATAAGAAAAAGCATAATATTGTATCTGTTAATATTATAAAACGAATTATAGCAAAGTATTGCATTGATGAACGGACGTTATCTTTGCTATTAGGATGGGGAATTGAATCTGTAAACAGATATTTAGAAGGAGATATACCAGCAAATTCTCATAGTGATATTCTTGAAAAAATATATAGCAATCCCAATTATTACTCAATTATATTACAAACAAATAAAGATAGGATAAATGCTGTGGCTTATAATATAAGTAGACAAGCTGTAAAAGAAATTTTAAATAATAATATTTCAGAAGAAAAAATGGATGCAGTTATTAAATATCTATTGATTAGATGTGAGGATTTTACCCCTTCAATGCTTTATAAATTACTATATTACGTTCAAGGCTTTTATTATATTTTTACGGATAAATTTATCTTTACAGAAGATTGTGAAGCAGGTGCAAATGGTCCAATATATAAAAGTATATGGGATAGGTATAATAAAATTGGCTTTGAAGAAACAAATCAAGATATATTAGAAAATAGAAAATTAAAAATTGATGATGTGGAGCGAAATGTGGTTGAAAGCATAATTAAATTTTATGGCTGCTATAGTGGAAAAATATTGACTCAAATGACTCAAAATGAGGCACCTTGGATATTAACCAGAGCGAATGTAATGTATAAGAATGCTTTTGATGATGATAATTCTAATAACATAATAGATAAAAATTCAATTGCTGAATATTTTAAAGGTATTAAAGAAAAATATAATATGGTAAACTTACTAGATATACAAAAATATAGTACAGATTTATTTAATAACATATCAATGTAA
- the uraA gene encoding uracil permease, which produces MTTNELYENTNDFVDVTEKIPLKRAIPLSFQHLFAMFGSSVLVPLIFKIDPTTVLFFNGIGTLLYAFLTKKKIPAYLGSSFAFISPVLLLYSQGYNFETIQGGFVAAGVVFSIIAIIVGYTGIGWVDKLFPPAAMGAIITIIGLELASTAADMAGFPVGGSNTQTLNVSWVIVSSITLVTVILCNVLLRGFLKLIPILIGVVVGYIVSLSMGLIDFSTVSNASFFLLPNIKVAHFDINAILTILPATFVVIAEHVGHLKVTSSIVGKDLTKDPGLHRSLLGDGLSTIISGMFGSVPTTTYGENIGVLALTKVYSVYVICGAGLISIILGFSGKMSAIISTIPTPVIGGVSLLLFGSIATSGLRTFIEGKVDFSKSRNLILTSIIFVIGLSGIKLTFGSTEIKGMGLATLVAMVLSISFMIFDKLGIMNEKE; this is translated from the coding sequence ATGACAACTAATGAATTATACGAAAACACAAACGATTTTGTGGACGTGACAGAAAAAATACCTTTAAAGAGGGCAATTCCTCTAAGTTTTCAACATCTATTTGCAATGTTTGGATCATCGGTTTTAGTTCCACTTATTTTTAAAATTGATCCAACAACTGTCTTATTTTTTAATGGTATAGGTACATTACTATATGCATTTCTCACTAAGAAAAAAATTCCAGCTTATTTAGGTTCAAGTTTTGCGTTTATTTCACCGGTATTATTATTATATAGTCAAGGCTATAATTTTGAAACAATACAAGGTGGTTTTGTAGCGGCAGGAGTAGTATTTTCAATTATAGCAATAATTGTTGGTTATACTGGTATAGGATGGGTTGATAAATTGTTTCCACCAGCAGCCATGGGTGCAATTATAACTATAATTGGTTTAGAATTAGCAAGTACAGCCGCAGATATGGCTGGTTTCCCAGTAGGAGGAAGTAATACTCAAACCTTAAATGTTAGTTGGGTAATAGTATCTTCTATAACTTTAGTCACAGTAATATTATGTAATGTTTTATTAAGAGGTTTTTTAAAACTTATACCTATATTAATTGGAGTTGTAGTAGGTTATATTGTATCCTTATCTATGGGATTAATAGATTTTAGCACAGTAAGCAACGCAAGCTTCTTTTTATTACCTAATATAAAAGTTGCACATTTTGATATAAATGCTATTTTGACGATTTTACCTGCAACTTTTGTTGTAATAGCTGAACATGTAGGTCACTTAAAGGTTACAAGCAGCATTGTAGGTAAAGATTTAACAAAAGATCCAGGGCTTCATAGATCACTACTTGGAGATGGATTATCAACAATAATTTCTGGAATGTTTGGTTCGGTACCAACAACAACTTATGGAGAAAATATTGGAGTGTTAGCCTTAACTAAAGTTTATAGCGTATATGTAATTTGTGGTGCTGGATTAATTTCAATAATATTAGGTTTTTCAGGGAAGATGTCAGCGATTATAAGTACAATCCCAACTCCTGTTATAGGAGGAGTTAGTTTGTTATTGTTTGGATCAATAGCAACCTCAGGACTTAGAACTTTTATTGAAGGAAAAGTTGATTTTTCTAAGTCAAGAAATTTAATTTTAACCTCAATAATATTTGTTATAGGTTTAAGTGGAATAAAATTGACTTTTGGAAGTACTGAAATTAAGGGAATGGGATTAGCAACTTTAGTAGCTATGGTGTTAAGCATAAGCTTTATGATATTTGATAAACTTGGAATAATGAATGAAAAAGAATAA